In a single window of the Nicotiana tomentosiformis chromosome 8, ASM39032v3, whole genome shotgun sequence genome:
- the LOC138897389 gene encoding uncharacterized protein gives MEAINEWRGIATKSTERLEYLEQGLMDDMSGIRKDNAAHAENVETSDGRSTPTQNDMVLRLEQKILELQGELEHVQSAEKDLLIKNIAEELKKLTSRVQGVEGGKGIEGLNYEDLCIQPDVEVPEDYKPPKFKMFDGTGDPKVHLRTYCDKLVGVGKDERICMKLFMRSLTGDALSWYISQNPKKWINWVSMASAFVDRFRFNTENAPDVFYIQNLKKNPTETFREYATRWRSETTKVRPALEEEQMNRFFVRAQDPQYYERLIVIENHKFSDIIKLRERIEERIKSGMAKETAPNVRNNPLLDHRGEGVNVIETDEEWDPEGSIWLIREEDDPKMPVTLMPIVVQIQSLIEVDVAAPTSFEVEDYTAKARRKVKGEMEETGATQGMTRTGRVYTPEHLGETNKEAASRQPIIETGSDDLWRKVKARDGEMDNMVGQVLESHKITFHEDELPPEGLSHNRALHIIVQCEDKFIARVLIDRGSSLNIYPLNTLKRLGKGLHEI, from the exons atggaagcaatcaatgaatggaggggaattgctactaaatcaacagaaagattggaGTATTTGGAGCAAGGTTTGATGGACGAtatgagtggtatcaggaaagacaacgctGCGCACGCTGAGAATGtcgaaacttcagatggtcgaaGTACTCCGACGCAGAATGACATGGTTTTACGGttagagcaaaagatactggagttacaaggggaacttgagcatgtcc AATCCGCTGAGAAGGACCTGCTTATCAAGAACATAGCAGAAGAACTTAAGAAGCTTACAAGTCGAGTCCAAGGTGTTGAAGGTGGTAAAGGCATCGAAGGTTTGAACTATGAGGATTTATGTATTCAACCGGACGTAGAAGTTCCAGAGgattacaaacctcctaagttcaaaatgttCGACGGGACAGGTGATCCAAAGGTACATCTAAGGACGTATTGCGACAAACTCGTAGGGGTTGGCAAagatgaaagaatctgcatgaagctgttcatgaggagcctcactggagacgccctatcctggtacatcagtcaaaatccaaagaagtggattaattgggtaagcatggcgtcAGCTTTTGTGGATCGGTTCAGATTCAACACAGAGAATGCACCAGACGTCTTCtatatccaaaatcttaagaagaatccaacagaaactttccgcgagtatgctacacGGTGGAGATCAGAGACtacaaaagtaaggccagcattggaagaagaacaaatgaacagaTTCTTTGTCCGGGCCCAGGATCCGCAATATTATGAGAGGTTGATAgttattgaaaatcataaattctccgacatcatcaaattgagagaaagaatagaagagagAATCAAAAGCGGGATG GCAAAGGAGACTGCACCTAACGTCCGCAACAATCCCCTCCTGGATCACAGGGGCGAGGGGgtaaatgtgatagaaactgatgaagaatgggacccgGAGGGATCAATTTGGCTCATTCGAGAAGAGGATGATCCCAAAATGCCAGTCACTCTCATGCCTATTGTGGTACAGATACAGTCACTGATTGAAGTTGATGTAGCCGCACCGACTTCGttcgaggttgaa GACTATACTGCAAAAGCGAGAAGGAAAGTAAAGGGGgaaatggaagaaactggtgcaacacaaggtatgaccagaactggtagggtttatacGCCCGAGCATTTGGGGGAAACAAATAAAGAAGCCGCTTCTAGACAGCCTATCATTGAAACCGGctcggatgatctttggagaaaggtgaaagcaaggga tggagagatggatAACATGGTAGGACAAGTATTGGAAAGCCATAAGATCACTTTTCACGAAGATGAATTGCCACCAGAAGGGTTGAGCCATAACAGGGCGTTGCATATCATAGTACAGTGCGAAgacaaattcattgccagggtcttgatagataggggttcaagtctcaacatctACCCGTTGAATACTTTGAAGAGGTTAGGTAAAGGTTTGCATGAGATATGA